GTTGACCCTGGCCTTGGAGACCATCCAAATGCCCATTTTGGGAGTACTGCGTCGCCAAGGGGGTATTGCGATTCCCGATCGCCACTTGGGACTGGTGCCTGCTGGGGAACTGACCCACCTCGATCGGGTGCTGGGGGGCGATAAAGTAGAGCTTACTGCACAGTACCTTCTCATACTCCACCATGGTGTATCTGTCGGGTGGTGGATTAACCTTTAGAAACGCTATAGGCCCAAGGGGAAATGAGGAGAGCAATGTGATAGTGGGCCGCTGTGTCCGCCATGCCGAAGCGAATGGGAATTTCCGTCAGGAAGGGGGGCTTATCCAGCACCACCCCTTGGTGGCGAAAATAGTCGCCAACCAAAAAAATCAGTTCATAGGTGCCCGTCTCTAGCTCTGGCTCCATAATTAAAGGCTCGTCAGTTGTACCCCGATCGTTGGTGTGGGTAACCAGTAACTGAGTTTGACTTTCGACACGGGGATCCAGAATCCAAAGCTCGACCCCCAGATTTGCAGCAGGACAACCCTGGGTCGTGTCCAGGATATAGGTTGTCAATCGACCGGTCATAGACAGTTCATTCCAGAGGTGTGGGGCTGCGAGAGGACAGATCAGCGGTAGGCCAGAAAAATGCCAAGGGATTTTGATTTATCTAGCCTACGCCGATCATTCAATCTAGACACTCCTCAGTCTAAGGACGCGAGGGTTGGGGCTGTGCTAAATCTCCCTAGACTCAGGCACCCAACAGTGTCTAAATCCAGGGAGACGTACTGCAAAGATTACTAGGGATACCCCAGAGGGATCCCGCTCCCCTGGGCGGGCAGAGCGGTGGTGCGGGTCGTGGTGCGGGTCGTGGTGCAGGTTGTTGAACACCGTCCTATCTTCAGGAGTGTACCATGACCT
This region of Prochlorothrix hollandica PCC 9006 = CALU 1027 genomic DNA includes:
- the uraH gene encoding hydroxyisourate hydrolase, with the protein product MTGRLTTYILDTTQGCPAANLGVELWILDPRVESQTQLLVTHTNDRGTTDEPLIMEPELETGTYELIFLVGDYFRHQGVVLDKPPFLTEIPIRFGMADTAAHYHIALLISPWAYSVSKG